The following are from one region of the Juglans regia cultivar Chandler chromosome 10, Walnut 2.0, whole genome shotgun sequence genome:
- the LOC108990429 gene encoding trafficking protein particle complex subunit 2-like translates to MATTACFIIVSRNDIPIYETELGSAAKREDAAQLHQFILHAALDVVQDLAWTTSAMFLKAIDRFNDLVVSVYVTAGHTRFMLLHDSRSDDGIKSFFQEVHELYIKTLLNPLYLPGSRITSSHFDTKVRGLGRKYL, encoded by the exons ATGGCAACCACGGCTTGTTTTATCATTGTGAGCAGAAATGACATCCCTATATATGAAACTGAACTCGGATCAGCTGCTAAA AGAGAAGATGCTGCTCAGCTGCATCAGTTCATATTACATGCAGCTTTGGATGTTGTTCAGGACCTTGCATGGACTACAAGTGCCAT GTTCTTAAAAGCAATCGACAGATTTAATGATTTGGTGGTTTCGGTATATGTTACAGCTGGTC ATACGCGATTTATGCTGCTTCACGACTCTCGTAGCGATGATGGAATTAAGAGCTTTTTCCAAGAGGTTCATGAGCTTTATATTAAG ACTCTTCTTAATCCCCTATACTTGCCTGGTTCTCGCATTACATCGTCGCACTTTGATACAAAAGTTCGTGGCCTTGGACGAAAATATCTGTAG
- the LOC108990436 gene encoding filament-like plant protein → MDRRSWLWRRKSSEKSTGEIESSGSLSPHSERFSDEQAYPTQSTQSPDVTSRAASNDEEVNDSLKTLTEKLSAALLNISAKEDLVKQHAKVAEEAVSGWEKSENEVLALKQQLEAAKKKNSGLEDRAYHLDGALKECVRQLRQVREEQELNITEVVAKKTREWESTKSELERQLVELQVQLQAAKSATTASENPDFQLKLEAAEKENSALKLELLSQLEEIEIRIMERDLSTQAAETASKQHLESIKKVAKLEAECRRLKAMARRAFPGNDHKSLAASVCVESLADSQSDCGERLLAVEVDMRKISGLEPNECEPSCSDSWASTLISEPNPFKNKKVRRNLMVPSVEINLMDDFLEMERLVAMPDTESGSCCLETGPALDQANAGEIHIKADLEAMIDRTAELEEKLEKLEAEKEEFKVALTESQKQFETSQSQLEEAEVKLVELQTQLALLDKLKQAADQEVKASQTKQETAESQFRIIEAEVKTLLFKVGSLEEEVEKERALSVENVAKYQKLEDEFLRMKREAEIHREAELRRVASNNDEVMIKQEELAVAAGKFAECQKTIASLGQQLKSLATLEDFLTDSEKPLELIGEGTQGPKNGRDPLKLQFSERGDGTRLSKSGSERESSFSLNPTIAFEKTQNGFGKFFPRRESVSWNENQ, encoded by the exons ATGGACCGGCGGAGCTGGCTATGGCGAAGAAAGTCTTCAGAGAAGAGTACCGGAGAGATTGAGAGCTCAGGATCGTTATCTCCTCATTCTGAAAGATTCTCTGATGAGCAG GCATATCCAACCCAAAGTACTCAATCACCTGATGTCACTTCTAGAGCTGCAAGCAATGATGAAGAAGTTAATGATAGCCTGAAGACCTTAACGgaaaaattatctgctgctcTTCTAAACATTAGTGCCAAAGAAGACTTGGTAAAGCAGCATGCCAAAGTTGCTGAAGAAGCTGTCTCAG GCTGGGAGAAGTCTGAAAATGAAGTACTGGCTTTAAAGCAGCAACTTGAGGCTGCCAAGAAGAAGAACTCAGGACTTGAAGATCGTGCATATCACCTTGATGGAGCACTAAAGGAATGTGTGAGGCAGCTTAGACAGGTCAGAGAAGAACAAGAGCTGAATATCACTGAGGTTGTTGCAAAGAAAACTCGTGAATGGGAATCTACAAAGTCTGAGCTTGAGAGACAGCTTGTTGAACTTCAGGTACAACTTCAGGCTGCTAAATCTGCAACTACTGCCTCAGAAAATCCTGATTTTCAGCTAAAGCTTGAGGCTGCAGAAAAAGAGAATTCTGCCCTCAAACTTGAGCTCCTTTCTCAATTGGAGGAGATAGAAATCAGGATTATGGAGAGAGACTTGAGCACGCAAGCTGCTGAAACAGCCAGCAAACAACATTTAGAGAGCATTAAGAAGGTGGCTAAACTTGAAGCTGAGTGCCGCAGGCTAAAAGCCATGGCTCGTAGAGCTTTTCCTGGTAATGATCACAAGTCCCTTGCTGCCTCTGTTTGTGTAGAATCTTTGGCAGATAGCCAGTCAGACTGTGGGGAAAGGCTACTGGCAGTTGAAGTTGATATGCGCAAAATTAGTGGCTTGGAGCCTAACGAATGTGAACCAAGCTGTTCTGACTCATGGGCATCCACTCTAATCTCAGAACCTAATCCATTTAAGAACAAGAAAGTCAGAAGAAACCTTATGGTCCCTTCAGTAGAAATCAATCTCATGGATGATTTCCTTGAAATGGAAAGGCTTGTGGCAATGCCGGATACAGAAAGCGGAAGCTGTTGCCTTGAGACAGGGCCTGCTTTGGATCAAGCCAATGCTGGTGAAATCCATATAAAAGCTGACCTTGAGGCCATGATTGACAGGACTGCGGAACTGGAGGAAAAGTTGGAGAAGTTAGAGGCGGAAAAAGAGGAATTCAAGGTGGCTTTAACTGAATCCCAAAAGCAGTTTGAGACATCACAGAGCCAGCTAGAGGAAGCAGAGGTGAAATTGGTAGAGCTGCAGACTCAGTTAGCTCTTCTAGACAAATTAAAGCAGGCTGCAGATCAAGAAGTAAAGGCCAGCCAAACAAAGCAGGAAACGGCAGAGTCGCAATTCAGAATCATTGAAGCTGAGGTCAAAACCTTGCTTTTTAAAGTTGGTTCATTAGAGGAGGAGGTCGAGAAGGAGCGTGCTTTGTCTGTTGAAAATGTGGCCAAGTATCAGAAATTGGAGGATGAATTTTTAAGAATGAAAAGAGAAGCCGAGATCCACCGTGAAGCAGAGCTACGGCGAGTGGCAAGCAATAACGATGAAGTGATGATAAAACAG GAGGAACTTGCAGTGGCAGCAGGTAAATTTGCTGAGTGCCAGAAAACAATTGCATCGCTAGGCCAGCAGTTGAAGTCTCTGGCGACACTGGAAGACTTCCTGACTGACTCTGAGAAGCCACTGGAACTCATTGGTGAGGGAACTCAGGGTCCCAAAAATGGTAGGGATCCATTGAAATTGCAATTCAGTGAAAGGGGTGACGGTACAAGACTTTCAAAGAGTGGTAGTGAAAGGGAGTCATCATTCTCACTGAACCCAACCATTGCTTTCGAAAAGACCCAAAATGGGTTTGGGAAGTTTTTCCCTAGAAGGGAGAGTGTGAGTTGGAATGAAAATCAGTGA
- the LOC108990431 gene encoding ammonium transporter 3 member 1-like, with translation MAAPPPNSVPEAYQAGTSLAVPPWLNKGDNGWQMIAATLVGLQSVPGLVILYGSIVKKKWAVNSAFMALYAFAAVIICWVTWGYKMSFGHKLLPFWGKAGPALGQKFLLEWATLPETNQYFSNGELETAMIRPYYPMATMVWFQCVFAAITIILLGGSLLGRMNIKAWMMFVPLWLTFSYTVGAFSLWGGGFLFHWGVMDYSGGYVIHLSSGIAGFTAAYWVGPRSRKDRERFPPNNVLLMLAGAGLLWMGWAGFNGGDPYAANIDSSMAVLNTNICAATSLLVWTGLDVVFFNKPSVIGAVQGMITGLVCITPGAGLVQGWAAIIMGILSGSVPWFTMMIVHKRSKLLQNIDDTLGVFHTHAVAGLLGGILTGIFAEPQLCKLFLPITSSRGGVYGGSGGKQVLKQIVGGLFIIGWNLVVTTIICNVINLVTPLRMSEEELQIGDDAVHGEEAYALWGDGDYDPSRQDPKYSDDKLPHQASSGATQVV, from the exons ATGGCTGCTCCTCCGCCAAACTCGGTGCCTGAGGCGTACCAGGCCGGCACGTCTTTGGCGGTGCCGCCATGGTTGAACAAAGGCGATAACGGGTGGCAGATGATAGCGGCGACCCTCGTCGGCCTGCAGAGCGTGCCTGGTCTTGTCATACTCTACGGTAGCATTGTCAAAAAGAAGTGGGCCGTGAATTCGGCTTTCATGGCTTTATACGCTTTTGCTGCCGTTATAATCTGTTGGGTAACGTGGGGATACAAGATGTCCTTCGGACACAAGCTCCTTCCCTTCTGGGGAAAAGCCGGCCCCGCTCTCGGACAAAAGTTTCTCCTCGAATGGGCTACGCTGCCTGAAACTAATCAGTACTTCAGTAACGGCGAGCTCGAGACGGCCATGATTCGGCCATACTACCCCATGGCAACGATGGTGTGGTTTCAGTGTGTTTTTGCTGCGATCACGATCATACTTTTGGGGGGATCGCTGTTGGGGAGGATGAACATTAAGGCTTGGATGATGTTTGTGCCACTTTGGCTTACTTTCTCTTACACTGTTGGAGCCTTCAGCTTGTGGGGTGGAGGGTTCTTGTTTCATTGGGGTGTCATGGATTATTCAGGTGGTTATGTCATCCATCTTTCTTCAGGAATTGCCGGATTCACAGCTGCTTACTGG GTAGGACCAAGATCAAgaaaagacagagagagatttCCTCCAAACAACGTATTGTTAATGTTGGCAGGAGCAGGGCTATTGTGGATGGGTTGGGCGGGGTTCAACGGTGGAGATCCTTATGCAGCCAATATTGACTCCTCCATGGCCGTCCTTAACACCAACATTTGCGCCGCTACCAGCCTCTTAGTCTGGACGGGGCTCGACGTCGTCTTCTTCAATAAACCCTCTGTCATTGGAGCAGTTCAGGGCATGATTACCGGACTCGTTTGCATCACACCTGGTGCAG GCCTTGTTCAAGGATGGGCAGCAATAATCATGGGAATTTTGTCAGGCAGTGTTCCATGGTTCACGATGATGATCGTACACAAGAGGTCGAAACTTCTCCAGAATATTGACGACACGCTCGGCGTTTTCCACACCCATGCCGTGGCTGGGTTGCTGGGCGGAATCCTCACCGGGATCTTTGCAGAGCCCCAGCTATGCAAGCTTTTTCTGCCCATCACAAGCTCCAGGGGAGGCGTCTACGGAGGATCCGGAGGAAAGCAGGTCCTCAAACAGATCGTGGGTGGCTTATTCATCATTGGATGGAACCTCGTGGTCACCACTATTATCTGCAACGTGATAAATTTGGTGACCCCTCTGCGCATGTCAGAGGAAGAATTACAGATAGGGGATGATGCCGTTCATGGCGAGGAAGCGTACGCGTTGTGGGGTGATGGCGATTATGATCCTTCTAGGCAAGATCCTAAATATTCGGATGATAAATTGCCCCACCAGGCATCTAGTGGTGCTACTCAGGTGGTCTAG
- the LOC108981681 gene encoding fatty acid amide hydrolase-like isoform X2 encodes MGLFGEEKVVYKPVEEVDVGPKSDHVYVRANVKAPRMAGLVVKIFVWFLESRIFGTLLLFILKRNNLIHKFITNAELEEPPLYVPLHPFEDVKEQEVKCIDSDLSPPEKVQQAINCLPNSSGKILNGLKSSFHHWTILDYSRAYISGEITPWMVAERFIAAVHESSNPPLQMSFFINYNVDDILKQATESTLRYKRGQQISVLDGVPIAIKDEIDCAPYPTTGGTKWLHKVRSCTDDACCVKRLRLCGAILVGKTNMHELGAGTSGINPHYGATRNPYDINKISGGSSSGSAAVVAAGLCPVALGVDGGGSVRMPAALCGVVGLKPTFGRIPHSGVLPLNWTVGMVGILAGRIEDAFIVYAAMSGRLPSDQPNCSMHPKLHFPLLNSSKPISDVKLAKYAEWFNDCSDDIRVSCSQSLDKLKEHYGWKIVEVTIPEIEAMRLAHYSTIGSECSTSLSSHLEKLNPAELGWDARVALSVYGSFSSKEYIKAQKMRNRQMQIHMTIFAQADVIVSPTIGVTAYPIKDDALETGELDYVNGAALVRFSIAGNFLGLPAVTVPVGYDKLGLPIGLQFIGRPWSEPTLIHIASAMQALCKSNYRKPEVFYNLLNRD; translated from the exons ATGGGTTTGTTCGGAGAGGAAAAGGTTGTCTACAAGCCGGTGGAGGAGGTTGATGTTGGTCCTAAGAGTGATCATGTCTATGTCCGAGCCAATGTTAAAG CTCCTAGAATGGCTGGACTTGTGGTCAAAATTTTCGTCTGGTTTCTGGAGTCAAGGATCTTCGGGACGTTGTTGTTGTTCATATTGAAGAGAAACAACCTAATTCACAAG TTCATAACGAATGCAGAGCTAGAGGAGCCACCTCTCTATGTTCCCCTACATCCTTTTGAAG ATGTGAAAGAACAGGAAGTCAAATGCATAGATTCTGATTTATCTCCACCTGAAAAAGTTCAGCAGGCAATAAATTGTTTGCCTAATTCTTCAGGAAAAATACTAAATGGTTTAAAATCTTCTTTCCATCACTGGACAATATTGGACTATTCAAGAGCCTATATATCTGGAGAAATAACTCCTTGGATG GTTGCAGAGAGATTTATAGCTGCTGTACATGAATCTTCTAATCCTCCATTGCAGATGTCATTCTTTATCAACtataatgttgatgatatcCTAAAGCAAGCAACTGAATCAACTCTTCGGTATAAACGAG GACAACAAATATCAGTTCTAGATGGAGTCCCGATTGCTATAAAGGATGAAATAGATTGTGCTCCATATCCTACAACAG GAGGAACAAAGTGGCTACACAAAGTAAGATCTTGTACAGATGATGCATGTTGTGTTAAGCGCCTCAGATTATGCGGTGCcatacttgttgggaaaacCAATATGCATGAACTTGGGGCTGGAACAAGTGGCATAAATCCTCACTATGG GGCTACTAGAAATCCATATGATATCAACAAGATCTCTGGAGGTTCTTCTAGCGGATCTGCTGCAGTAGTGGCTGCAGGATTGTGCCCTGTTGCCCTCGGTGTTGATGGTGGAG GATCTGTGCGAATGCCTGCAGCTCTCTGTGGTGTTGTTGGCTTGAAACCAACTTTTGGGCGCATACCTCACTCTGG TGTTCTTCCTCTGAACTGGACAGTTGGGATGGTTGGAATCTTAGCAGGCAGGATTGAGGATGCATTTATTGT ttatgcAGCTATGAGTGGACGGCTTCCATCGGATCAACCCAACTGTTCTATGCAT CCCAAATTGCATTTTCCACTGCTGAACTCATCTAAGCCTATCTCTGATGTCAAATTGGCAAAGTATGCAGAG TGGTTTAACGATTGCAGTGATGATATCAGAGTATCCTGTTCTCAATCTCTAGACAAGCTTAAGGAGCACTACGGTTGGAAG ATTGTAGAGGTGACTATACCAGAGATAGAAGCAATGCGCCTGGCACATTACTCGACAATTGGATCTGAATGCAGTACTTCCCTTAGTTCTCATCTAGAAAAGCT GAATCCTGCAGAATTAGGATGGGATGCAAGGGTAGCACTTAGCGTATATGGTTCTTTCAGCAGCAAGGAGTATATAAAGGCACAAAAAATGAG GAACCGCCAGATGCAGATTCATATGACTATATTTGCCCAGGCTGATGTCATTGTTTCACCAACAATAGG TGTTACTGCATACCCAATAAAGGATGATGCTCTAGAGACCGGAGAACTCGACTATGTAAACGGAG CTGCACTAGTTCGATTTTCGATAGCAGGGAATTTCTTAGGATTGCCGGCAGTGACTGTTCCG GTGGGATATGACAAACTGGGTTTGCCGATTGGCCTTCAGTTTATTGGGCGGCCATGGTCTGAACCAACATTAATCCACATAGCATCAGCTATGCAG GCCCTCTGCAAGTCAAACTACAGAAAGCCAGAGGTTTTCTATAATCTTCTTAACAGGGATTAA
- the LOC108981681 gene encoding fatty acid amide hydrolase-like isoform X1, whose amino-acid sequence MKPPKRAYSRKMGLFGEEKVVYKPVEEVDVGPKSDHVYVRANVKAPRMAGLVVKIFVWFLESRIFGTLLLFILKRNNLIHKFITNAELEEPPLYVPLHPFEDVKEQEVKCIDSDLSPPEKVQQAINCLPNSSGKILNGLKSSFHHWTILDYSRAYISGEITPWMVAERFIAAVHESSNPPLQMSFFINYNVDDILKQATESTLRYKRGQQISVLDGVPIAIKDEIDCAPYPTTGGTKWLHKVRSCTDDACCVKRLRLCGAILVGKTNMHELGAGTSGINPHYGATRNPYDINKISGGSSSGSAAVVAAGLCPVALGVDGGGSVRMPAALCGVVGLKPTFGRIPHSGVLPLNWTVGMVGILAGRIEDAFIVYAAMSGRLPSDQPNCSMHPKLHFPLLNSSKPISDVKLAKYAEWFNDCSDDIRVSCSQSLDKLKEHYGWKIVEVTIPEIEAMRLAHYSTIGSECSTSLSSHLEKLNPAELGWDARVALSVYGSFSSKEYIKAQKMRNRQMQIHMTIFAQADVIVSPTIGVTAYPIKDDALETGELDYVNGAALVRFSIAGNFLGLPAVTVPVGYDKLGLPIGLQFIGRPWSEPTLIHIASAMQALCKSNYRKPEVFYNLLNRD is encoded by the exons AT GAAACCACCCAAAAGAGCATATTCTAGGAAAATGGGTTTGTTCGGAGAGGAAAAGGTTGTCTACAAGCCGGTGGAGGAGGTTGATGTTGGTCCTAAGAGTGATCATGTCTATGTCCGAGCCAATGTTAAAG CTCCTAGAATGGCTGGACTTGTGGTCAAAATTTTCGTCTGGTTTCTGGAGTCAAGGATCTTCGGGACGTTGTTGTTGTTCATATTGAAGAGAAACAACCTAATTCACAAG TTCATAACGAATGCAGAGCTAGAGGAGCCACCTCTCTATGTTCCCCTACATCCTTTTGAAG ATGTGAAAGAACAGGAAGTCAAATGCATAGATTCTGATTTATCTCCACCTGAAAAAGTTCAGCAGGCAATAAATTGTTTGCCTAATTCTTCAGGAAAAATACTAAATGGTTTAAAATCTTCTTTCCATCACTGGACAATATTGGACTATTCAAGAGCCTATATATCTGGAGAAATAACTCCTTGGATG GTTGCAGAGAGATTTATAGCTGCTGTACATGAATCTTCTAATCCTCCATTGCAGATGTCATTCTTTATCAACtataatgttgatgatatcCTAAAGCAAGCAACTGAATCAACTCTTCGGTATAAACGAG GACAACAAATATCAGTTCTAGATGGAGTCCCGATTGCTATAAAGGATGAAATAGATTGTGCTCCATATCCTACAACAG GAGGAACAAAGTGGCTACACAAAGTAAGATCTTGTACAGATGATGCATGTTGTGTTAAGCGCCTCAGATTATGCGGTGCcatacttgttgggaaaacCAATATGCATGAACTTGGGGCTGGAACAAGTGGCATAAATCCTCACTATGG GGCTACTAGAAATCCATATGATATCAACAAGATCTCTGGAGGTTCTTCTAGCGGATCTGCTGCAGTAGTGGCTGCAGGATTGTGCCCTGTTGCCCTCGGTGTTGATGGTGGAG GATCTGTGCGAATGCCTGCAGCTCTCTGTGGTGTTGTTGGCTTGAAACCAACTTTTGGGCGCATACCTCACTCTGG TGTTCTTCCTCTGAACTGGACAGTTGGGATGGTTGGAATCTTAGCAGGCAGGATTGAGGATGCATTTATTGT ttatgcAGCTATGAGTGGACGGCTTCCATCGGATCAACCCAACTGTTCTATGCAT CCCAAATTGCATTTTCCACTGCTGAACTCATCTAAGCCTATCTCTGATGTCAAATTGGCAAAGTATGCAGAG TGGTTTAACGATTGCAGTGATGATATCAGAGTATCCTGTTCTCAATCTCTAGACAAGCTTAAGGAGCACTACGGTTGGAAG ATTGTAGAGGTGACTATACCAGAGATAGAAGCAATGCGCCTGGCACATTACTCGACAATTGGATCTGAATGCAGTACTTCCCTTAGTTCTCATCTAGAAAAGCT GAATCCTGCAGAATTAGGATGGGATGCAAGGGTAGCACTTAGCGTATATGGTTCTTTCAGCAGCAAGGAGTATATAAAGGCACAAAAAATGAG GAACCGCCAGATGCAGATTCATATGACTATATTTGCCCAGGCTGATGTCATTGTTTCACCAACAATAGG TGTTACTGCATACCCAATAAAGGATGATGCTCTAGAGACCGGAGAACTCGACTATGTAAACGGAG CTGCACTAGTTCGATTTTCGATAGCAGGGAATTTCTTAGGATTGCCGGCAGTGACTGTTCCG GTGGGATATGACAAACTGGGTTTGCCGATTGGCCTTCAGTTTATTGGGCGGCCATGGTCTGAACCAACATTAATCCACATAGCATCAGCTATGCAG GCCCTCTGCAAGTCAAACTACAGAAAGCCAGAGGTTTTCTATAATCTTCTTAACAGGGATTAA